The following proteins are encoded in a genomic region of Bacillus sp. FJAT-22090:
- a CDS encoding DUF423 domain-containing protein, protein MKLFIIAGAINGFLSVALGAFGAHALKATLSEKYLATWETAVQYQMFHALALVAIGILMSEKLIGHVSTLNTAGYLILVGIILFSGSLYVLSLSGISVLGAITPIGGVAFLVGWIMLIVAAVKYAS, encoded by the coding sequence ATGAAATTATTTATCATTGCAGGGGCTATCAATGGATTTCTTTCGGTTGCACTAGGGGCATTTGGTGCACATGCTTTAAAAGCAACTTTATCAGAAAAATATTTAGCTACTTGGGAAACTGCTGTACAGTATCAAATGTTTCATGCACTTGCACTAGTGGCAATTGGCATATTGATGAGTGAAAAATTAATCGGTCATGTGTCAACCTTAAATACTGCAGGTTATCTTATTTTAGTAGGAATTATTTTATTCTCCGGAAGCCTATACGTATTGAGCTTATCAGGTATTAGTGTTCTTGGTGCCATCACACCAATCGGTGGCGTAGCGTTTTTAGTCGGATGGATCATGTTAATCGTTGCTGCAGTAAAATATGCAAGTTAA
- the gerQ gene encoding spore coat protein GerQ, producing MVQYYWYPGGYPQPQPQQQQQMTPPNIQPTTPAAARQEESYIENILRMNKGKLGTFYFTFENNKEWNAKVIKGYIEAAGRDHVILSDPSGKRYLMLMIYLDYVTFDEEINYNL from the coding sequence ATGGTTCAATATTATTGGTACCCTGGAGGCTATCCACAACCACAACCACAACAACAGCAACAAATGACCCCACCAAACATTCAACCAACCACGCCCGCAGCCGCTCGTCAGGAAGAATCCTACATTGAAAACATTTTAAGAATGAACAAAGGAAAGCTTGGTACCTTTTATTTCACTTTCGAAAATAATAAGGAATGGAACGCCAAAGTGATTAAAGGCTATATCGAAGCTGCTGGTCGAGATCATGTCATTCTTAGTGATCCTAGCGGAAAAAGATACTTAATGCTTATGATTTACTTAGATTATGTAACATTCGATGAGGAAATCAATTACAATTTATAA
- a CDS encoding DUF4230 domain-containing protein: MRNDDKKIREMEKLLEELKAQKESAATIVENPTRKGFGFWKVPRVLSNLRFKTFMVLVIAVLLLLAALPFAAFWAIKGSTFTESKGSFLEQVQALNELSTAQAFTKVIIERQDNAVFGKEIGIDLPGTKRQLLVVVPGSVKAGVDFSQVTNADIKVDEKNKTAELTLPKAQFLGGPEILFDQVEVFSYEGLFREKADIEEAYELAETAKEMMIEEATGQGLLQLAEENAATSVKEMFGLVDFDVQVEFKE; the protein is encoded by the coding sequence ATGCGAAACGACGATAAAAAAATTCGTGAAATGGAAAAACTATTAGAAGAGTTAAAAGCACAGAAAGAATCAGCAGCTACTATTGTAGAAAATCCAACTAGAAAAGGATTCGGATTTTGGAAGGTACCGCGTGTTTTATCCAATCTGCGTTTTAAAACTTTTATGGTTTTAGTGATTGCTGTTCTTCTATTATTAGCTGCCTTACCATTTGCTGCTTTTTGGGCAATAAAAGGAAGTACATTCACGGAAAGCAAAGGATCGTTTCTGGAGCAGGTACAAGCCTTGAATGAATTATCGACTGCTCAAGCATTTACAAAAGTAATTATTGAACGACAAGATAATGCGGTATTTGGAAAAGAAATCGGTATTGATTTGCCAGGAACAAAAAGACAATTACTCGTAGTTGTCCCTGGTTCGGTAAAAGCAGGAGTGGACTTCTCTCAAGTAACAAATGCTGATATAAAAGTGGATGAGAAAAATAAAACTGCAGAACTAACATTACCTAAAGCTCAATTCTTAGGAGGACCAGAAATTTTATTTGATCAAGTAGAAGTATTTTCTTATGAAGGATTATTCCGTGAAAAAGCGGATATAGAAGAAGCATATGAGCTTGCTGAAACTGCCAAGGAAATGATGATTGAAGAGGCAACAGGACAAGGTCTATTGCAACTAGCAGAAGAAAATGCTGCAACATCTGTAAAAGAAATGTTCGGATTGGTAGATTTTGATGTCCAGGTTGAGTTTAAGGAGTGA
- a CDS encoding YczE/YyaS/YitT family protein, which translates to MKKELIWRWAFFIAGVTLMSLGISMTIKGQQFGISPWDVLHVGLFRHLGLSIGTWAILTGIFIVIVTMIGTKRFPQLGTWLNILFIGSFIDMFNWLLPDITSFIGQLIIFILGVIVMAIGVGVYVSPNVGAGPRDSLMLLIIAKTGWSIKKVRTGLEVIVGFVGWILGGPVGVGTVIIALLLGQLVHYALPLSQKLLFQICGYTLPFAKVSAENQE; encoded by the coding sequence ATGAAAAAGGAATTAATTTGGCGCTGGGCATTTTTTATAGCAGGCGTCACCCTCATGTCATTAGGAATTTCGATGACAATTAAAGGACAACAATTTGGGATAAGTCCATGGGATGTTTTGCATGTTGGACTATTTAGACACTTAGGGTTATCGATTGGAACGTGGGCTATACTTACAGGGATATTTATCGTGATCGTAACTATGATTGGTACGAAGAGATTTCCCCAATTAGGAACCTGGCTAAATATACTTTTCATTGGTTCCTTCATTGATATGTTTAATTGGTTGTTGCCAGATATCACGAGCTTTATAGGTCAGCTAATAATTTTTATACTTGGCGTGATTGTTATGGCCATTGGTGTTGGTGTCTATGTATCTCCTAATGTGGGGGCTGGACCACGAGATTCTCTCATGCTGTTAATCATAGCCAAAACGGGATGGAGTATAAAAAAAGTACGTACAGGTTTAGAAGTGATTGTAGGTTTTGTCGGGTGGATTCTTGGAGGGCCAGTAGGAGTAGGAACTGTTATTATTGCATTATTGCTCGGGCAGTTGGTTCACTATGCTTTACCCCTCTCTCAAAAGTTATTATTTCAAATATGTGGCTATACATTACCATTCGCAAAAGTAAGCGCTGAAAATCAGGAATGA
- a CDS encoding YojF family protein, with the protein MELVHVEQLQELLNNFANEDVYIHLETTNGAYATHFNENVFNAGAFIRNVVIRYELGKVAGEAPHRVGLKLPHGWVYAQGITHYELDEHGRLLMAGHDQSGKLAVALQISRTPFTY; encoded by the coding sequence ATGGAACTTGTCCATGTAGAGCAGTTACAAGAGCTTTTAAATAATTTTGCAAACGAAGATGTTTATATACATTTAGAAACAACGAATGGTGCTTATGCAACTCATTTTAATGAGAATGTTTTTAATGCAGGTGCTTTTATTCGCAATGTGGTTATACGTTATGAACTTGGAAAAGTAGCCGGTGAGGCACCACATCGAGTTGGCCTTAAACTTCCGCACGGTTGGGTTTATGCCCAAGGAATCACACATTATGAGTTAGATGAGCATGGTCGATTATTAATGGCAGGTCATGATCAAAGCGGAAAACTTGCAGTTGCACTTCAAATTAGCAGAACACCATTCACTTATTAA
- a CDS encoding L-threonine 3-dehydrogenase — translation MKKIMVTGALGQIGSELVTKLRNEYGADNVLATDVRNLSSAVSESGPFKILDVTDGEKMHELAKDFQADTMIHMAALLSATAEAKPLLAWNLNMGGLVNALEASRDLNMQFFTPSSIGAFGPSTPKKNTPQDTLQRPTTMYGVNKVSGELLCDYYFHKFGLDTRSVRFPGLISNETLPGGGTTDYAVDIYYKALEEGKYTSYIAAGTFMDMMYMPDALQSIVDLMEADGSKLIHRNAFNVTAMSFEPEQIAASIKKVIPTFTINYEVDPVRQAIADSWPDSIDASAAEAEWGFTYKYDLDAMTKDMLEKLTIKKAAGSL, via the coding sequence ATGAAAAAGATAATGGTTACTGGTGCTTTAGGACAGATTGGTTCGGAACTAGTCACAAAACTTCGAAATGAGTATGGTGCTGATAATGTATTGGCGACCGATGTAAGGAACCTTTCATCAGCAGTGTCCGAAAGTGGACCGTTTAAAATTCTCGATGTAACAGATGGAGAAAAAATGCATGAGTTGGCAAAAGATTTTCAAGCAGATACGATGATTCATATGGCAGCACTTTTATCGGCTACTGCAGAAGCTAAGCCGTTGCTTGCATGGAACTTAAACATGGGTGGATTGGTGAATGCACTGGAAGCTTCACGTGATTTAAATATGCAGTTTTTTACACCAAGTTCTATCGGTGCATTTGGACCTTCAACACCTAAAAAGAATACACCTCAGGATACTCTGCAACGTCCAACTACTATGTATGGAGTGAATAAGGTATCAGGAGAACTTCTTTGTGACTATTACTTTCATAAATTTGGTTTAGATACTCGAAGCGTCCGTTTTCCAGGTTTGATTTCAAACGAAACTTTACCTGGTGGGGGTACAACCGATTATGCGGTAGATATTTATTATAAGGCATTAGAGGAAGGGAAATACACATCATATATTGCTGCAGGGACATTCATGGATATGATGTATATGCCTGATGCGCTTCAATCTATCGTGGATTTAATGGAGGCAGATGGGTCTAAGTTAATTCATCGTAACGCTTTTAATGTTACGGCAATGAGTTTCGAGCCCGAGCAAATTGCTGCATCCATTAAAAAGGTTATTCCGACATTTACAATCAACTACGAGGTAGATCCAGTACGTCAAGCGATTGCAGATAGCTGGCCAGATTCGATTGATGCATCAGCAGCAGAAGCAGAGTGGGGATTCACTTATAAATATGATTTAGATGCGATGACGAAAGATATGCTTGAAAAATTGACAATAAAAAAAGCAGCAGGTTCCTTGTAA
- a CDS encoding YjiH family protein — protein MKKFSLSTWFLFLLPSIVGVILFMIPLPIEGATQIPIAYFASLLAGVLEPVIHWVSLVTMSIAAIGSVMFLFVPKKNTFINNLFKVTPFWTVTRVIGAIFAYMIVFEVGPEVVRNENTGGMLLSPDGLVSFLFTIFLFAGLLLPLLLNFGLLEFFGTMMVKIMRPLFKLPGRSAVDALTSWVGDGTIGVLLTSRQYEEGYYTKKEAAIIGSTFSVVSITFCIVVLEEVGLSNYFIPYYLTVLLCGVVLAFIMPRIYPLAGKEENHIDGRPLDLEAEKHPENYNAITHGLENALNTANRNRSIYKFFSDGYKNVIDMYIGVAPVVLAFGTIALMLAEYTSVFTILGKPFEPLLMLFGIPEAAAAAQTMVVGFADMFLPSILGASIDSEMTRFFIATMSVTQLIYMSEVGGLLLGSKIPVNFKDLIVIFLLRTLISFPIIALVAHLLF, from the coding sequence TTGAAAAAGTTTTCACTGTCTACTTGGTTTCTATTCCTACTACCTTCTATAGTAGGTGTAATATTATTTATGATTCCTTTGCCAATTGAAGGAGCAACACAAATTCCCATTGCTTATTTTGCTAGTCTTCTTGCAGGAGTATTAGAACCAGTTATTCACTGGGTTTCGCTCGTAACAATGTCGATAGCAGCAATAGGTTCAGTGATGTTTTTATTCGTACCTAAAAAGAATACATTTATTAATAATCTCTTTAAAGTAACCCCATTTTGGACCGTGACTCGTGTCATTGGAGCTATTTTTGCTTATATGATTGTTTTTGAAGTGGGACCGGAAGTCGTTCGTAATGAAAATACAGGTGGAATGTTATTAAGCCCTGATGGTTTGGTGTCCTTCCTATTTACTATTTTCTTGTTTGCGGGATTATTACTACCACTCTTATTGAATTTCGGATTACTAGAGTTTTTTGGTACGATGATGGTGAAAATCATGCGTCCATTGTTCAAACTTCCTGGTCGTTCTGCAGTTGATGCCTTAACTTCATGGGTAGGCGATGGAACAATTGGGGTTTTACTAACAAGCAGACAGTATGAGGAAGGTTACTACACGAAAAAAGAAGCGGCAATTATCGGTTCTACTTTTTCAGTAGTATCCATTACCTTTTGTATAGTCGTTCTCGAAGAAGTAGGACTATCCAATTACTTTATCCCTTATTACTTGACTGTTTTATTGTGTGGGGTTGTTCTAGCTTTTATTATGCCAAGAATCTATCCACTTGCCGGCAAGGAAGAAAACCATATTGACGGTCGTCCGTTAGACTTAGAGGCGGAAAAACACCCAGAAAATTATAATGCAATTACGCATGGCTTAGAAAATGCATTGAACACTGCGAATCGTAATAGATCTATTTATAAATTCTTTTCAGATGGCTATAAAAATGTAATTGATATGTATATTGGCGTGGCACCGGTTGTTTTAGCATTCGGTACGATTGCATTAATGCTTGCGGAATATACTTCTGTCTTTACTATACTTGGTAAACCATTTGAGCCTTTATTAATGCTATTCGGAATTCCTGAAGCTGCAGCAGCAGCACAAACGATGGTCGTTGGATTTGCTGACATGTTCTTGCCTTCTATTTTAGGTGCATCTATTGACTCTGAGATGACTCGTTTCTTTATCGCAACCATGTCTGTTACGCAGTTAATATACATGTCTGAAGTAGGTGGCTTGTTACTCGGCTCGAAAATTCCTGTTAACTTTAAAGATTTAATCGTTATTTTCTTGCTGCGTACACTTATTTCATTCCCTATCATTGCATTAGTTGCACATTTATTATTCTAA
- the bshB2 gene encoding bacillithiol biosynthesis deacetylase BshB2, with the protein MTLPMERHVLVVFPHPDDEAFGVSGTIATYIKQGIPVTYACLTLGEMGRNLGNPPFATRETLPQIRKQELLASAKSMGVTDLRMMGLRDKTVEFEDDEKMVEMMENLIKDTNPSLVITFYPNYAVHPDHDATGRAMIRAVRRMPEEKRPTVYALAFSNNSREVLGEPDVIHNIKESKEEKMGSMRAHISQTAWMLEEMEKRLADGEPEAENWLHYERFYTYNFSKDFE; encoded by the coding sequence ATGACTTTACCAATGGAACGACACGTTTTGGTCGTATTCCCTCATCCAGATGACGAAGCTTTCGGTGTTTCTGGTACGATTGCTACATATATAAAACAGGGAATTCCCGTAACATATGCTTGCTTAACGTTAGGAGAAATGGGAAGAAACTTAGGCAACCCTCCGTTTGCAACACGCGAAACACTACCTCAAATTCGAAAACAAGAACTTCTTGCTTCTGCAAAGTCTATGGGTGTGACAGACCTTCGAATGATGGGTCTTCGCGACAAAACAGTAGAATTTGAAGATGATGAAAAAATGGTAGAAATGATGGAGAATTTAATAAAAGACACAAACCCTTCTCTAGTTATTACATTCTATCCAAACTATGCAGTACATCCTGATCATGACGCTACTGGTCGTGCGATGATACGAGCTGTCCGTCGTATGCCAGAAGAAAAACGTCCTACAGTATATGCACTTGCGTTTTCAAACAATTCAAGAGAAGTTCTTGGAGAGCCAGACGTAATTCATAATATTAAAGAATCAAAAGAAGAAAAAATGGGTTCCATGAGAGCACATATTTCTCAAACAGCTTGGATGCTCGAGGAAATGGAGAAACGGTTAGCAGATGGTGAACCAGAAGCAGAAAATTGGCTTCATTATGAACGTTTCTATACGTACAATTTTAGTAAAGATTTCGAATAA
- the hemQ gene encoding hydrogen peroxide-dependent heme synthase: MNEAAITLDGWYVLHDFRQMDWASWKQVDPELRKQATDEFVAFLDELQQADDAKTGAHAFYTIVGQKADFMLMTLRPTVDELQELEAKFNKLTIADFTIPAYSYVSVVELSNYLAGESNEDPYQNPHVRARLYPELQRSQYICFYPMDKRRDGNDNWYMLSMDDRRALMASHGKIGRGYAGKVKQIISGSVGFDDFEWGVTLFSDDVLQFKKLVYEMRFDEVSARYAEFGSFFIGTILAGEKRLEFFNI; this comes from the coding sequence ATGAATGAAGCAGCAATTACACTAGATGGTTGGTACGTATTACATGATTTCCGACAAATGGACTGGGCATCATGGAAGCAAGTTGATCCAGAACTTCGTAAACAAGCTACGGATGAATTTGTCGCATTCCTAGACGAATTACAACAAGCAGATGACGCAAAAACAGGAGCACATGCATTTTACACAATTGTAGGCCAAAAAGCCGATTTCATGTTAATGACATTACGTCCAACAGTGGACGAGCTTCAAGAACTAGAAGCAAAGTTTAATAAATTAACAATTGCGGATTTTACAATCCCTGCTTACTCTTATGTTTCTGTAGTTGAATTGTCTAATTATCTTGCTGGCGAATCTAACGAGGATCCATATCAAAATCCACATGTACGTGCTCGTTTATACCCAGAGCTTCAACGTTCACAATACATTTGCTTCTATCCGATGGACAAGCGTCGCGATGGCAATGATAACTGGTATATGCTTTCTATGGATGATCGCCGTGCATTAATGGCTAGTCACGGGAAAATCGGCCGCGGTTATGCAGGAAAAGTAAAACAAATTATATCTGGTTCTGTCGGATTCGATGATTTCGAATGGGGCGTTACTTTATTCTCAGATGATGTACTTCAATTTAAAAAATTAGTATATGAAATGCGTTTTGACGAAGTAAGTGCTCGTTATGCAGAATTCGGTTCATTCTTCATCGGTACCATTCTTGCAGGAGAAAAACGCTTAGAGTTTTTCAATATTTAA
- a CDS encoding uracil-DNA glycosylase, whose translation MTTWKEILDEERSKSYFLKLNDFLDKEYTEHTIYPAREDIGSALRATPFNEVKVVILGQDPYHGPGQAHGMSFSVKPGVAIPPSLRNMFKELLEDIGCPLPTSGYLESWAKQGVLLLNTVLTVRAGEANSHKGQGWEVLTDTIITKLSNREEPIIFVLWGKPAQLKKKLIDTSKHVILEAPHPSPLSAHRGFFGSKPYSKINAQLLAWGEKPIDFCL comes from the coding sequence ATGACAACTTGGAAAGAAATATTAGACGAAGAACGTAGTAAGTCATACTTCTTAAAACTAAACGACTTTCTAGACAAGGAGTACACAGAACATACTATTTATCCAGCAAGGGAAGATATCGGAAGTGCTCTTCGTGCCACGCCTTTTAATGAAGTGAAGGTAGTAATTCTTGGTCAAGATCCATATCACGGTCCGGGACAAGCCCATGGTATGAGTTTTTCTGTAAAGCCAGGAGTTGCGATTCCACCAAGCTTACGCAATATGTTCAAAGAACTTTTGGAAGATATCGGTTGTCCTCTTCCTACAAGTGGTTATTTAGAAAGCTGGGCAAAACAAGGAGTTTTATTGCTCAACACGGTTTTAACGGTTCGTGCAGGAGAGGCTAATTCACATAAAGGACAGGGTTGGGAAGTACTCACAGATACCATTATAACTAAACTATCTAATAGAGAAGAGCCAATCATTTTTGTCTTGTGGGGTAAACCGGCACAACTAAAAAAGAAACTGATAGATACAAGTAAACATGTTATTCTAGAAGCCCCACACCCGAGCCCACTCAGTGCACATAGAGGTTTTTTTGGAAGCAAGCCGTATTCTAAAATAAATGCACAGCTGTTAGCATGGGGAGAGAAGCCAATCGATTTTTGCCTCTAG
- a CDS encoding four-helix bundle copper-binding protein, protein MNSKYDECLEACIECLKACNTCFDACLREDDIKMMAGCIQLDRACADACAFAIQAMTTNSPFVKEICRLCADICESCARECAKHDHEHCKKCAEACLKCAEACRMRSL, encoded by the coding sequence ATGAATTCTAAATATGATGAATGTCTAGAAGCTTGTATAGAATGTCTCAAGGCTTGCAATACATGTTTTGATGCTTGTTTAAGAGAAGATGACATAAAAATGATGGCGGGATGTATACAATTAGACCGCGCGTGTGCTGATGCCTGTGCATTTGCGATACAAGCAATGACTACAAATAGCCCTTTTGTAAAAGAAATTTGTCGACTTTGCGCGGATATATGTGAAAGCTGTGCTCGTGAATGTGCGAAACACGACCATGAACATTGTAAAAAATGTGCGGAAGCTTGCCTAAAATGTGCAGAAGCGTGTCGCATGAGAAGTCTTTAA
- the thiD gene encoding bifunctional hydroxymethylpyrimidine kinase/phosphomethylpyrimidine kinase, protein MSIKKTLTIAGSDTSGGAGIQADLKTFQEHGTYGMNVLTVIATMDPDNGWSHGVYSIPVEEIKRQAKTALSTDVDAIKTGMLSTEEIIETAGNIIEESRVSSVVIDPVMVCKGEDEVLNPGTVDAMIEFLLPRALVVTPNLFEAGQLSGLGALKTVEDMKAAAEKIHALGAKNVVVKGGKQLAHEKAVDLFYDGQTHTLLETEKTETTYNHGAGCTFAAAITANLANGLTVSDAVFEAKEFVSAAITHGWKLNQYVGPVLHGAKGKFGAPEVTTTIV, encoded by the coding sequence ATGTCTATCAAAAAAACATTAACGATTGCAGGCTCTGATACTTCAGGCGGCGCTGGAATACAAGCAGATTTAAAAACGTTCCAAGAGCATGGAACATACGGAATGAACGTATTAACTGTTATTGCTACGATGGATCCTGACAATGGATGGAGCCACGGAGTATACTCTATTCCCGTAGAGGAAATTAAGCGTCAAGCAAAAACAGCATTATCAACAGATGTTGATGCTATAAAAACAGGAATGTTAAGTACAGAAGAAATTATCGAGACAGCTGGCAATATTATTGAAGAATCTCGCGTAAGCAGTGTTGTTATAGATCCGGTGATGGTTTGTAAAGGTGAAGATGAAGTGTTGAACCCTGGTACTGTGGATGCAATGATCGAGTTTTTACTTCCACGTGCTTTAGTTGTGACACCTAATCTGTTCGAAGCTGGACAACTTTCTGGACTTGGCGCATTAAAAACTGTGGAAGACATGAAAGCTGCTGCAGAAAAAATACATGCACTTGGTGCAAAAAATGTTGTAGTTAAAGGCGGTAAACAATTAGCACATGAAAAAGCAGTAGACTTATTCTATGATGGACAAACTCATACACTATTAGAAACAGAAAAAACAGAAACAACTTACAATCATGGTGCTGGTTGCACATTCGCTGCTGCAATTACAGCAAACTTAGCAAATGGACTGACAGTGTCGGATGCAGTATTCGAAGCAAAAGAATTTGTTTCTGCAGCAATTACACATGGTTGGAAACTAAACCAATACGTTGGACCTGTTCTTCACGGAGCGAAAGGTAAATTCGGTGCACCAGAAGTTACCACTACTATCGTTTAA
- the ybaK gene encoding Cys-tRNA(Pro) deacylase — protein sequence MVKKHKTNAVRMLEQQKISFDLIEYELTGDQVDGVTVAKKIGYPVFVVFKTLIVTAGPQKYFVCIIPVDKELNLKEVAKVVGEKKVELLPLKDLLQTTGYIRGGCSPFGMKKLFPTLVDISANNMEFIIVSGGKIGLQVKLMLADLLKMTKGKVAAISKNENE from the coding sequence ATGGTGAAGAAACACAAAACAAATGCTGTTCGAATGTTGGAACAGCAAAAAATATCGTTTGATTTAATTGAATATGAGTTAACAGGAGATCAAGTAGACGGGGTAACTGTAGCTAAAAAAATTGGCTACCCCGTTTTTGTTGTGTTCAAAACATTAATTGTCACCGCAGGACCACAAAAATATTTTGTTTGTATTATACCAGTAGATAAAGAACTAAATTTAAAGGAAGTAGCAAAAGTAGTAGGGGAGAAAAAAGTAGAATTGCTACCACTAAAGGATTTGCTACAGACTACAGGATATATAAGAGGTGGATGCTCCCCCTTCGGAATGAAAAAACTATTTCCTACTCTTGTTGACATAAGTGCTAATAACATGGAGTTTATCATTGTAAGTGGTGGGAAAATAGGACTACAAGTAAAACTTATGTTAGCCGATTTGCTTAAAATGACAAAAGGAAAGGTAGCGGCAATCAGTAAAAATGAAAATGAATAG
- a CDS encoding glycine C-acetyltransferase — MSNVLNNFLKENLDALKNQGLYNEIDPVEGPNGAKITVNGSELINLSSNNYLGLATNPELKRIAKDAVDKYGVGAGAVRTINGTLDLHIKLEKKLAEFKGTEAAISYQSGFNCNMAAISAVMDKNDAILSDQLNHASIIDGCRLSKAKIIAFNHSDMDDLRAKAKEATESGLYNKVMVITDGVFSMDGDIAKLPEIVEIAKEFDLITYVDDAHGSGVTGKGKGTVKHFGLEKEIDFQIGTLSKAIGVVGGYVAGKKDLIDWLKVRSRPFLFSTALPPGDVAAITAAVQMIIDSTELHDKLWENGDYLKAGLSKLGFNIGASETPITPCIIGDEKLTQQFSKRLFEEGVYAKSIVFPTVPKGTGRVRNMPTAAHTKEMLDEALGIYEKVGKELGVIS; from the coding sequence TTGTCAAACGTATTAAACAATTTTTTAAAAGAAAACTTAGATGCATTGAAAAACCAAGGGCTATATAACGAAATCGACCCAGTAGAAGGCCCAAACGGAGCGAAGATAACTGTAAATGGTTCTGAACTGATAAACCTATCTTCTAATAATTACTTGGGTCTAGCAACGAATCCAGAACTAAAACGCATTGCAAAAGACGCGGTGGACAAGTACGGGGTAGGAGCAGGAGCAGTTCGTACAATTAATGGAACTTTGGATCTTCATATTAAGCTAGAGAAAAAGCTGGCAGAGTTTAAAGGAACGGAAGCAGCAATTTCCTATCAATCAGGGTTTAACTGTAATATGGCCGCAATTTCAGCTGTTATGGACAAAAATGATGCGATCCTTTCAGATCAATTAAACCATGCATCAATTATTGACGGTTGCCGACTTTCGAAAGCGAAAATAATCGCTTTCAACCACTCGGATATGGATGATTTACGTGCAAAAGCAAAAGAGGCAACTGAATCTGGCTTATACAATAAAGTAATGGTCATCACAGATGGCGTATTTTCTATGGACGGGGATATTGCAAAACTTCCTGAAATCGTAGAAATTGCAAAAGAATTCGACCTCATTACGTATGTTGACGACGCACACGGGTCAGGTGTTACAGGAAAAGGGAAAGGAACTGTAAAGCATTTTGGTTTAGAGAAAGAAATCGATTTCCAAATCGGAACGCTATCTAAAGCAATCGGAGTAGTAGGTGGATATGTTGCAGGTAAAAAGGATTTAATCGACTGGTTAAAAGTTCGTTCCCGTCCGTTTTTATTTTCCACTGCCCTACCACCTGGTGACGTAGCAGCAATTACAGCTGCTGTTCAAATGATTATAGACTCTACAGAGTTACACGATAAGCTTTGGGAAAATGGAGACTACTTGAAAGCCGGATTATCTAAACTTGGTTTCAATATTGGTGCTTCTGAGACACCGATCACACCATGTATCATTGGAGATGAAAAACTGACGCAACAATTCTCCAAACGATTATTTGAAGAAGGTGTATACGCAAAATCTATCGTCTTCCCAACCGTACCAAAAGGCACAGGCCGAGTTCGGAACATGCCAACTGCAGCACACACAAAAGAAATGCTCGACGAAGCATTAGGTATATATGAAAAAGTAGGGAAAGAGCTTGGGGTAATTTCATAA
- a CDS encoding YwdI family protein, which produces MISSEQILMQIEKQVHKAKMETNEQSTREALVAIRALCDVVLDSSATLPPVLSTVPTSPKVSTQSSVLKKGDANGESLFDF; this is translated from the coding sequence ATGATTTCTAGTGAACAAATATTAATGCAAATAGAAAAACAAGTGCATAAAGCAAAAATGGAAACGAATGAACAATCGACAAGAGAGGCATTAGTTGCGATTCGTGCATTATGTGATGTCGTGTTAGATTCCTCGGCAACTTTACCTCCTGTTTTAAGCACGGTTCCAACATCTCCAAAAGTATCTACGCAATCGAGTGTATTAAAAAAAGGCGATGCAAATGGAGAATCATTATTTGATTTTTAA